One region of Persicobacter psychrovividus genomic DNA includes:
- a CDS encoding InlB B-repeat-containing protein, with translation MNPLFHPSHHKERSFSPLQVFLLTLFFTSLLAFSGYAQSESDFTFDPTTGTITGYTGATKDIVIPATIGGVKVTTIGFRAFEHNSLTSVTFTGGVTTIGEAAFYDNQLTSVILSESLVVVGSTAFSNNQISSIAFPAGLRTIGFSAFSDNQLTSVILPKSVVVIELGSFINNNMVSFNLPPENEKLPQDYEWEQISFFGSEDNKFNPGDEVSSDFGYEIDDLFDISFSIAYELNGGANASDAPAAYNFDTEVTLPVPTKIGHSFEGWYSDVDFSGDVITSISATTIGDQMFYAKWVANEYGISYELNDGENAIDAPTSYTYGIELTLPTPTKVGHSFEGWYDNADFSGEASTAISNTALGDQTFYAKWTANEYAISYELNDGENAIAAPTSYTYGIEVTLPTPTKVGHTFEGWYTASDFSGDVITSISATTLGDQMFYAKWTANEYVISYELNDGENAIAAPTSYTYGIELTLPTPTKVGHTFEGWFADADFSGDVITSISTTALGDQMFYAKWTANEYAISYELNDGENAIDAPTSYTYGIELTLPTPTKVGHSFEGWFSSSDLSGDVITSISTTTIGDQMFYAKWTANEYVISYELNDGENAIAAPTSYTYGIELTLPTPTKVGHTFEGWFADADFSGDVITSISTTALGDQMFYAKWTANEYAISYELNDGENAIAAPTSYTYGIELTLPTPTKVGHSFEGWYAASDFSGDVITAISNTTLGDQTFYAKWTANEYAISYELNGGENASDAPISYTYSIELTLPTPTKIGHSFEGWYADADLSGEVSTVISNGTIGDQTFYAKWMAMEYTISYVLNGGENASDAADAYTYGTEVTLPIPTKVGHTFEGWYADADFSGDAITAISSTTTGDQALNVKWMANEYAISYELNDGDNAIDGPTSYTYGIEVTLPTPTKVGYSFEGWFAASDLSGEASTVISNGTIGDQTFYAKWMAMEYTISYVLNGGENASDAADSYTYGTGVTLATPEERDGYTFAGWYSDVDFSGDVITAISTTTTGDQAFYAKWTGLPYAITYELNGGENDPDVPSFYTYGTALTLPVPTKTGHSFEGWFLSSDLSGEASTVISNGTIGDQIFYAKWMAMEYTISYVLNGGANASDAADSYTYGTGVTLATPEERDGYTFEGWYADAEFSGDAITAISTTTTGDQALYARWVAIEYTISYELNGGENTSVAPTFYTYGTSVTLPIPTKAGHSFEGWYADADFSGDVSTVIGKTAIGDQTFYAKWERILSANEGLQQVKVYPNPASHILHIELSDKGGSDVRLINQQGAVVLSDKLHDGTASVHIASLPTGLYFVQVFSENKWLPLGKVMKQ, from the coding sequence ATGAATCCTTTATTTCACCCATCTCACCACAAGGAGAGGAGTTTTTCCCCTTTACAAGTATTTCTACTGACCTTATTTTTTACAAGCTTATTGGCCTTCAGTGGCTACGCACAATCAGAAAGTGACTTTACATTTGACCCGACTACAGGAACAATTACCGGATATACAGGAGCGACTAAAGATATTGTGATACCTGCGACGATTGGAGGTGTGAAAGTGACCACTATTGGATTTAGGGCCTTTGAGCATAATTCATTAACGTCCGTAACCTTCACAGGGGGGGTGACCACTATTGGAGAGGCTGCCTTTTATGATAATCAATTAACCTCTGTAATTTTGTCTGAAAGTTTGGTTGTTGTTGGATCTACAGCCTTTTCAAATAATCAAATAAGCTCCATCGCCTTCCCTGCTGGTTTGCGGACTATTGGGTTTAGTGCCTTTTCTGATAATCAATTAACCTCTGTAATTTTGCCTAAAAGTGTGGTTGTTATTGAATTGGGTTCCTTTATCAATAATAATATGGTGTCTTTTAATCTTCCGCCTGAAAATGAGAAGTTACCCCAAGATTATGAATGGGAACAAATAAGCTTTTTTGGGTCAGAGGATAATAAGTTTAATCCAGGTGACGAAGTTTCGTCTGATTTCGGATATGAAATAGATGACTTATTCGACATATCATTTTCCATTGCTTATGAACTCAATGGCGGAGCAAATGCTTCCGATGCACCAGCCGCTTACAATTTTGACACAGAAGTAACATTACCTGTTCCGACCAAGATTGGCCATAGTTTTGAAGGCTGGTATTCCGATGTTGATTTTTCAGGAGATGTGATCACTTCGATCAGTGCAACCACCATTGGCGATCAGATGTTCTATGCGAAATGGGTGGCGAATGAGTATGGAATTTCTTATGAGTTAAATGATGGAGAGAATGCTATTGATGCACCCACTTCCTACACTTACGGAATCGAATTAACTTTACCAACTCCGACGAAGGTAGGTCATAGCTTTGAAGGCTGGTATGATAATGCCGATTTTTCTGGTGAGGCATCCACTGCGATCAGTAATACAGCTTTAGGCGATCAAACCTTTTATGCAAAATGGACAGCGAATGAGTACGCTATTTCTTATGAGTTAAATGATGGAGAGAATGCTATAGCTGCACCCACTTCCTACACTTATGGAATTGAAGTAACTTTACCTACTCCGACCAAGGTAGGTCATACTTTTGAAGGCTGGTATACAGCTTCCGATTTTTCAGGAGATGTGATTACTTCGATCAGTGCAACAACCCTCGGCGATCAGATGTTCTATGCGAAATGGACGGCGAATGAGTACGTGATCTCTTATGAGTTAAATGATGGAGAGAATGCTATAGCTGCACCAACTTCCTACACTTACGGAATCGAATTAACTTTACCTACTCCGACGAAGGTAGGTCATACTTTTGAAGGCTGGTTTGCAGATGCCGATTTTTCAGGAGATGTGATCACTTCGATCAGTACAACAGCCCTCGGCGATCAGATGTTCTATGCGAAATGGACGGCGAATGAGTATGCTATCTCTTATGAGTTAAATGATGGAGAGAATGCTATTGATGCACCCACTTCATACACCTATGGGATTGAATTAACTTTACCTACTCCGACGAAGGTAGGTCATAGCTTTGAAGGCTGGTTTTCATCTTCCGACTTGTCAGGAGATGTGATTACTTCGATCAGTACAACAACTATCGGCGATCAGATGTTCTATGCGAAATGGACGGCGAATGAGTACGTGATCTCTTATGAGTTAAATGATGGAGAGAATGCTATAGCTGCACCCACTTCCTACACTTATGGAATTGAATTAACTTTACCTACTCCGACGAAGGTAGGTCATACTTTTGAAGGCTGGTTTGCAGATGCCGATTTTTCAGGAGATGTGATCACTTCGATCAGTACAACAGCCCTCGGCGATCAGATGTTCTATGCGAAATGGACGGCGAATGAGTATGCTATTTCTTATGAGTTAAATGATGGAGAGAATGCTATAGCTGCACCCACTTCCTACACTTATGGAATTGAATTAACTTTACCAACTCCGACCAAGGTAGGTCATAGCTTTGAAGGCTGGTATGCAGCTTCCGATTTTTCAGGAGATGTGATCACTGCAATTAGTAATACAACCCTCGGCGACCAGACTTTCTACGCGAAATGGACGGCGAATGAGTATGCTATCTCTTATGAGTTAAATGGTGGGGAGAATGCTTCCGATGCACCAATTTCCTACACCTATAGTATTGAATTAACTTTACCAACTCCGACCAAGATTGGCCATAGTTTTGAAGGCTGGTATGCAGATGCCGATTTATCAGGAGAAGTATCCACAGTCATCAGTAATGGAACGATCGGTGATCAAACCTTCTATGCGAAATGGATGGCTATGGAATACACGATCTCTTATGTGCTCAATGGTGGGGAAAATGCTTCCGATGCGGCTGATGCTTACACCTATGGAACTGAAGTAACATTACCTATCCCGACCAAGGTTGGTCATACTTTTGAAGGATGGTATGCAGATGCCGATTTTTCAGGAGATGCGATTACTGCGATCAGTTCAACCACCACAGGCGATCAAGCTTTAAATGTGAAGTGGATGGCGAATGAGTATGCTATTTCTTATGAGTTAAATGATGGTGATAATGCTATAGATGGACCAACTTCCTACACTTATGGAATTGAAGTCACTTTACCTACTCCGACCAAGGTAGGTTATAGCTTTGAAGGCTGGTTTGCAGCTTCCGATTTATCAGGAGAAGCATCCACAGTCATCAGTAATGGAACGATCGGTGATCAAACCTTCTATGCGAAATGGATGGCTATGGAATACACGATCTCTTATGTGCTCAATGGTGGTGAAAATGCTTCAGATGCGGCAGATTCTTACACATATGGCACAGGCGTAACCTTAGCAACACCCGAAGAACGGGACGGCTATACCTTTGCCGGTTGGTATTCCGATGTTGATTTTTCAGGAGATGTGATTACTGCAATCAGTACAACAACCACCGGCGATCAGGCTTTCTACGCGAAATGGACAGGGCTTCCATACGCTATTACTTATGAACTTAATGGCGGGGAAAATGACCCAGATGTACCTTCTTTCTACACCTATGGGACTGCATTAACATTACCTGTTCCAACCAAGACTGGTCATAGCTTTGAAGGCTGGTTTTTATCTTCCGATTTATCAGGAGAAGCATCCACAGTCATCAGTAATGGAACCATTGGCGATCAGATATTCTATGCAAAATGGATGGCTATGGAATACACCATCTCTTATGTACTCAATGGTGGAGCAAATGCTTCAGATGCGGCAGATTCTTACACATATGGCACAGGCGTAACCTTAGCAACACCCGAAGAACGGGACGGCTATACTTTTGAAGGTTGGTATGCAGATGCCGAATTTTCAGGCGATGCGATTACTGCAATCAGTACAACCACCACCGGCGACCAGGCTTTATATGCGAGATGGGTAGCCATTGAATACACGATCTCTTATGAACTCAATGGCGGGGAAAACACCTCAGTTGCGCCAACCTTTTACACCTATGGAACTTCAGTAACACTACCTATTCCGACAAAAGCTGGTCATAGTTTTGAAGGCTGGTATGCAGATGCTGATTTTTCAGGAGATGTGTCCACCGTTATTGGTAAAACAGCCATAGGAGACCAGACTTTCTATGCAAAATGGGAGCGTATACTGTCGGCAAATGAGGGGCTTCAGCAGGTCAAGGTTTACCCAAATCCTGCGAGCCACATTTTACATATTGAGCTATCCGATAAGGGGGGAAGTGATGTTCGCCTGATCAATCAGCAAGGCGCAGTCGTATTGTCCGATAAACTACACGACGGAACAGCATCTGTTCATATTGCGTCATTGCCTACTGGACTCTATTTTGTACAGGTCTTCTCAGAAAATAAATGGCTGCCATTGGGCAAAGTCATGAAGCAATAA
- a CDS encoding Fic family protein, producing MYWSLIKNHCFQDGNKRVALASVISFWFGNDVDPDRISDFVRDQGASLTENIAGGKVEREELHQIIAKVLDEPSAMQ from the coding sequence TTGTATTGGAGCCTGATTAAGAATCACTGTTTTCAGGATGGTAACAAGCGGGTAGCGCTGGCGTCGGTGATTTCCTTTTGGTTCGGTAATGACGTTGATCCTGACAGAATCAGTGATTTTGTTCGAGATCAAGGAGCGAGTCTCACCGAGAATATCGCCGGAGGAAAAGTCGAGCGTGAGGAACTTCATCAAATTATTGCAAAGGTGCTTGATGAGCCTTCTGCAATGCAATAG